Proteins from a single region of Starkeya sp. ORNL1:
- a CDS encoding sugar ABC transporter permease gives MLVAPALIVLAAIAGWPLARTIWFSFTDAELSDFSHYAFVGFANYLGRFEGDWDGVLADPVWWGALWNTLWFALISVSLETLLGLVFALVLAVRFPGRGMLRAIVLIPWAIPTVVSARMWGWMLNDQFGIVNDLLMRLGVIAEPVAWTADAGTALWAVIIVDVWKTTPFMALLILAALEMLPSDIYEAARLDGVRPLELFMRVTLPLIRPALLVAVAFRSLDALRMFDLIYVLTAGGSDTMTISSYARQQLVDFQEVGLGSAAATLVFLAIALVTVACLTANRVRTAAEETR, from the coding sequence ATGCTGGTCGCCCCGGCTCTCATCGTGCTCGCCGCCATTGCCGGATGGCCGCTCGCACGGACCATCTGGTTCAGTTTCACCGATGCCGAACTGAGCGATTTCTCCCACTACGCCTTTGTCGGCTTCGCCAATTATCTCGGCCGCTTCGAGGGCGATTGGGACGGGGTGCTCGCAGATCCGGTCTGGTGGGGCGCATTGTGGAACACGCTGTGGTTCGCCCTGATATCGGTCTCGTTGGAGACATTGCTCGGCCTCGTCTTTGCGCTGGTGCTCGCCGTCCGTTTCCCGGGGCGCGGAATGCTGCGTGCCATCGTGCTCATCCCCTGGGCGATCCCGACCGTGGTCTCGGCGCGCATGTGGGGCTGGATGCTCAACGACCAGTTCGGCATCGTGAACGATCTGCTGATGAGGCTCGGCGTGATCGCGGAGCCGGTCGCCTGGACAGCGGACGCCGGCACCGCGCTCTGGGCCGTCATCATCGTCGATGTGTGGAAAACGACGCCCTTCATGGCGCTGCTGATTCTCGCCGCGCTCGAGATGCTGCCGAGCGACATTTATGAAGCGGCGCGCCTCGACGGCGTGCGTCCGCTCGAGCTGTTCATGCGAGTGACACTTCCGCTGATCCGGCCGGCGCTGCTCGTCGCCGTCGCCTTCCGCAGCCTCGACGCGCTGCGCATGTTCGACCTGATCTATGTGCTGACCGCCGGCGGCTCCGACACCATGACGATATCGAGCTATGCGCGGCAGCAACTCGTCGATTTCCAGGAGGTCGGCCTCGGCTCGGCGGCGGCGACGCTGGTCTTTCTCGCGATCGCCCTGGTGACGGTCGCCTGCCTGACGGCGAACCGGGTGCGCACCGCCGCGGAGGAGACGCGATGA
- a CDS encoding carbohydrate ABC transporter permease translates to MRLAKRIGFWLLVAAIAAFSLLPFLYAVVTSLRAGSELFTVAYWPSRPTLSNYAAVFTQQPFGRNILNSVIVAAAVVALSLALGTMAAFAFGRIAFRGRSALLAAILAASMFPQVAVLSGLFELIRALGLYNRLPGLILADLLLTLPFTVWMLTAFMRDLPKEIEEAAMVDGAGTLTILWRIFLPMMGPATVSTGLLAFMVAWNEFLFALTFTLTDAQRTVPVAIALMTGSSAFELPWGMIMAASVVVTLPIIALVLAFQHRIVAGLTAGAIKG, encoded by the coding sequence ATGAGGCTGGCGAAACGCATCGGCTTCTGGCTGCTGGTCGCCGCTATCGCGGCCTTCTCGCTGCTGCCTTTCCTCTATGCCGTCGTCACCTCGCTGCGTGCCGGCTCCGAGCTATTCACCGTCGCCTATTGGCCCTCGCGCCCCACGCTGTCGAACTATGCCGCGGTCTTCACGCAGCAGCCCTTCGGCCGCAACATACTGAACTCGGTCATCGTTGCCGCAGCCGTGGTTGCCCTCTCCCTCGCGCTCGGCACGATGGCGGCCTTCGCCTTCGGTCGCATTGCCTTCCGCGGGCGGAGCGCGCTGCTTGCGGCGATCCTTGCGGCGTCGATGTTTCCGCAGGTTGCCGTGCTTTCCGGCCTGTTCGAGCTGATCCGCGCGCTCGGGCTCTATAATCGCCTGCCGGGTCTCATCCTCGCCGACCTGTTGCTGACGCTGCCGTTCACCGTCTGGATGCTGACGGCATTCATGCGCGACCTGCCGAAGGAGATCGAGGAGGCGGCCATGGTCGATGGCGCCGGCACACTCACCATATTGTGGCGGATCTTCCTGCCGATGATGGGGCCGGCGACGGTCTCGACCGGCCTGCTCGCCTTCATGGTGGCCTGGAACGAGTTCCTGTTCGCCCTGACATTCACGCTCACCGACGCCCAGCGCACAGTGCCGGTGGCGATCGCCCTGATGACGGGATCGAGCGCCTTCGAGTTGCCATGGGGGATGATCATGGCCGCCTCGGTCGTCGTGACACTGCCGATCATCGCTCTGGTGCTCGCCTTCCAGCACCGCATCGTCGCTGGGCTCACTGCTGGCGCGATCAAGGGGTGA
- a CDS encoding CBS domain-containing protein — protein MRVGEAMTRDVRITNPDQTIQQAALMMASLDAGVLPVADHDRLVGMITDRDIAIRGIAAGKGPDARVRDVMTADVKYCFDDQDVGDVTRNMGDIQVRRLPVVDREKRLVGILSLGDIAVSSGGDDAAGEALKGISRHGGAHCQSAA, from the coding sequence ATGAGAGTGGGCGAAGCCATGACGCGCGACGTGCGCATCACCAATCCCGACCAGACGATCCAGCAAGCCGCCCTGATGATGGCGAGCCTCGATGCCGGCGTGCTGCCGGTCGCCGACCATGACCGTCTCGTCGGCATGATCACCGATCGCGACATCGCGATCCGCGGGATCGCGGCCGGCAAGGGTCCGGACGCCAGGGTACGCGACGTGATGACCGCCGACGTCAAATACTGCTTCGACGATCAGGACGTCGGTGATGTCACCCGCAATATGGGCGACATCCAGGTCCGGCGGCTGCCCGTGGTCGATCGCGAAAAGCGTCTGGTCGGCATTCTCTCGCTTGGCGACATTGCCGTGAGCAGCGGTGGCGACGATGCGGCCGGCGAGGCGCTGAAGGGCATTTCGCGGCACGGCGGCGCGCATTGCCAGAGCGCCGCCTGA